A portion of the Streptomyces sp. NBC_01335 genome contains these proteins:
- a CDS encoding regulator — translation MSERPPQRTPHPPNRRLAALIAEAGFSHAGLARRVDQLGLEHGLDLRYDKTSVTRWLRGQQPRGTTPALIAEVFTRRLGRRLTAQDLGLDACAPVYAGLEFASTPAEAVDIVSGLWRKDSGNQADLRKIAFTPAGLVVPSRDWLIGQADESVSRGDHPAPATGAAGGQGPHGEGARPGRPGAAPAGGPLRDARAGTRTGTLPGPGGAASPGAGTPGAPGAQAPGTPVGGAWIGGRRPAPGHAPAPGHTHAPDGSTGTAPAGTPRPAVPRQRQTERASGQRVGNGDVAALRSVGELFRSLDHAYGGGHARQALIRYLEHETEPMLRGNYTETTGRRLFAAAADLTRLAGWTSYDIAAHGLAQRYFVQALRLAQAAGDRAYGSYVLITMSRQAVYLGHGREAVQLARVAQQGVGSAAPPAVQALLHAVEARGHGVLGDARASAVSLARAERALEAARPGDEAPHWARNFDEAQLADEFAHCHRDLQQYRAAALHAERSLQLRAPAYARSRLFCRVVLASARLGLGELDQACLLGAEAAQQAREMRSVRATEYVREFERKLEPYRDAAAVRGYREQIAALG, via the coding sequence ATGTCGGAACGACCCCCGCAGCGCACCCCGCACCCCCCGAACCGCAGACTCGCCGCACTCATCGCGGAGGCCGGCTTCTCCCACGCGGGCCTGGCCCGACGGGTGGACCAGCTGGGGCTGGAGCACGGCCTCGACCTGCGGTACGACAAGACCTCGGTGACCCGCTGGCTGCGCGGCCAGCAGCCGCGCGGAACCACCCCCGCCCTGATCGCCGAGGTGTTCACCCGGCGCCTCGGCCGCCGGCTCACCGCCCAGGACCTCGGCCTGGACGCCTGCGCGCCCGTCTACGCCGGCCTGGAGTTCGCCTCGACCCCGGCCGAGGCCGTCGACATCGTCAGCGGACTCTGGCGCAAGGACTCGGGCAACCAGGCGGACCTCCGCAAGATCGCCTTCACCCCGGCCGGGCTGGTGGTTCCCAGCCGGGACTGGCTGATCGGCCAGGCCGACGAGTCCGTCTCCCGGGGCGACCACCCGGCCCCGGCCACCGGCGCCGCAGGAGGCCAGGGACCCCACGGCGAGGGTGCCCGGCCGGGACGGCCCGGCGCCGCCCCCGCCGGCGGCCCGCTCCGGGACGCGCGGGCGGGCACCCGGACGGGCACCCTCCCCGGACCGGGCGGCGCCGCTAGCCCCGGAGCGGGCACGCCCGGAGCACCCGGAGCCCAGGCCCCCGGGACCCCCGTCGGGGGCGCCTGGATCGGCGGCCGGCGCCCCGCCCCGGGCCACGCGCCCGCCCCGGGCCACACCCACGCCCCCGACGGGAGTACGGGTACGGCCCCCGCAGGAACCCCGCGCCCCGCGGTGCCCCGCCAGCGGCAGACCGAGCGGGCGTCCGGCCAGCGCGTCGGCAACGGCGACGTGGCGGCCCTGCGCTCGGTCGGTGAACTCTTCCGCTCGCTCGACCACGCCTACGGCGGCGGACACGCCCGCCAGGCCCTGATCCGGTACCTGGAGCACGAGACCGAGCCGATGCTCCGGGGCAACTACACCGAGACGACCGGCCGCCGGCTCTTCGCGGCGGCGGCCGACCTGACCAGGCTGGCCGGCTGGACCTCGTACGACATCGCCGCGCACGGACTGGCCCAGCGGTACTTCGTCCAGGCCCTGCGGCTCGCCCAGGCCGCCGGGGACCGGGCGTACGGCAGCTATGTGCTGATCACGATGAGCCGGCAGGCGGTCTACCTCGGGCACGGCCGTGAGGCCGTCCAGCTCGCCCGGGTGGCCCAGCAGGGGGTGGGCTCCGCCGCGCCCCCGGCCGTCCAGGCGCTGCTGCACGCGGTGGAGGCGCGCGGGCACGGCGTACTCGGGGACGCGCGGGCGAGCGCCGTCTCGCTGGCGCGCGCGGAACGCGCCCTGGAGGCCGCCCGCCCCGGCGACGAGGCGCCGCACTGGGCCCGGAACTTCGACGAGGCCCAGCTCGCCGACGAGTTCGCGCACTGCCACCGGGACCTCCAGCAGTACCGGGCCGCCGCCCTGCACGCCGAGCGCTCGCTCCAGCTGCGCGCGCCCGCGTACGCCCGGAGCAGGCTCTTCTGCCGGGTCGTCCTCGCCTCCGCCCGGCTCGGGCTCGGCGAACTCGACCAGGCGTGCCTGCTGGGTGCCGAGGCGGCCCAGCAGGCACGGGAGATGCGGTCGGTCCGGGCGACGGAGTACGTCCGCGAGTTCGAGCGCAAGCTGGAGCCCTACCGCGACGCGGCGGCGGTGCGCGGGTACCGCGAGCAGATCGCGGCCCTCGGCTGA
- the lipB gene encoding lipoyl(octanoyl) transferase LipB has translation MSELRFVRLGFGPEAVEYTEAWQKQRELHAARFEETVPDTCLLLEHQSVYTAGRRTTDSERPLDGTPVIDVDRGGKITWHGPGQLVGYPIQKLPRPVDVVAHVRRLEEALIRAAAEFGVTTSRVEGRSGVWVLGDPVEQRPSLGGLSLDFDPRLTDEEFDPRLDGPEYAPSNAGQRREDRKLAAIGIRVAKGVTMHGFALNVNPDNTSFDRIVPCGIRDAGVTSLAYELGRDLTIAEALPVVEKHLRDVLENAELAPREVATAPATA, from the coding sequence GTGAGCGAGCTGCGATTTGTCCGGCTGGGTTTCGGCCCGGAGGCCGTCGAGTACACGGAGGCCTGGCAGAAGCAGCGCGAGCTGCACGCCGCGCGCTTCGAGGAGACCGTCCCGGACACCTGTCTGCTGCTGGAGCACCAGTCCGTCTACACGGCGGGGCGGCGCACCACCGACAGCGAGCGGCCGCTGGACGGCACCCCCGTCATCGACGTGGACCGCGGCGGCAAGATCACCTGGCACGGTCCGGGCCAGCTCGTCGGTTACCCGATCCAGAAGCTGCCGCGCCCCGTCGACGTCGTGGCGCACGTGCGCCGGCTGGAGGAGGCGCTGATCCGCGCCGCCGCCGAGTTCGGCGTGACGACCAGCCGGGTCGAGGGGCGCAGCGGGGTCTGGGTGCTGGGCGACCCGGTCGAGCAGCGGCCGTCGCTCGGTGGCCTGTCGCTGGACTTCGACCCCCGGCTGACCGACGAGGAGTTCGACCCGCGGCTCGACGGCCCCGAGTACGCCCCCTCCAACGCCGGGCAGCGCCGCGAGGACCGCAAGCTGGCCGCCATCGGCATCCGGGTCGCCAAGGGCGTCACCATGCACGGCTTCGCGCTGAACGTGAACCCGGACAACACCTCCTTCGACCGGATCGTGCCGTGCGGCATCCGCGACGCGGGGGTGACCTCGCTCGCGTACGAGCTGGGGCGCGACCTCACGATCGCGGAGGCCCTCCCGGTCGTCGAGAAGCACCTGCGCGACGTCCTGGAGAACGCCGAGCTCGCGCCTCGCGAGGTGGCGACCGCTCCCGCCACCGCCTGA
- the lipA gene encoding lipoyl synthase: MSAVAPDGRKMLRLEVRNSQTPIERKPEWIKTRAKMGPEYNQLQKLVKSEGLHTVCQEAGCPNIFECWEDREATFLIGGDQCTRRCDFCQIDTGKPQALDRDEPRRVGESVVTMDLNYATITGVARDDLEDGGAWLYAETVRQIHALTDGREAGRTKVELLIPDFNAEPAQLAEVFSSRPEVLAHNVETVPRIFKRIRPGFRYERSLEVITRAREAGLVTKSNLILGMGETREEVSEALQDLHDAGCELITITQYLRPSVRHHPVERWVKPQEFVELKDEADAIGYSGVMSGPLVRSSYRAGRLFQQAMAARDAAAAGTGAHTASV; the protein is encoded by the coding sequence GTGTCCGCTGTCGCACCCGACGGGCGCAAGATGCTGCGCCTGGAGGTCCGGAACAGCCAGACCCCCATCGAGCGCAAGCCCGAGTGGATCAAAACCCGGGCGAAGATGGGCCCCGAGTACAACCAGCTGCAGAAGCTCGTGAAGAGCGAGGGGCTGCACACGGTCTGCCAGGAGGCGGGCTGTCCCAACATCTTCGAATGCTGGGAGGACCGCGAGGCGACCTTCCTCATCGGCGGTGACCAGTGCACCCGGCGCTGCGACTTCTGCCAGATCGACACGGGCAAGCCGCAGGCGCTGGACCGCGACGAGCCGCGCAGGGTCGGCGAGTCCGTCGTCACGATGGACCTGAACTACGCCACGATCACCGGCGTCGCCCGCGACGACCTGGAGGACGGCGGTGCGTGGCTGTACGCGGAGACCGTCCGCCAGATCCACGCGCTGACGGACGGCCGCGAGGCCGGCCGCACCAAGGTCGAGCTGCTGATCCCCGACTTCAACGCCGAGCCCGCACAGCTGGCCGAGGTCTTCTCCTCGCGCCCCGAGGTGCTGGCGCACAACGTCGAGACGGTCCCCCGGATCTTCAAGCGCATCCGCCCGGGCTTCCGGTACGAGCGTTCGCTCGAGGTCATCACGCGGGCCCGCGAGGCCGGTCTGGTGACCAAGTCGAACCTGATCCTCGGCATGGGCGAGACCCGCGAGGAGGTCAGCGAGGCGCTCCAGGACCTGCACGACGCCGGGTGCGAGCTGATCACGATCACGCAGTACCTGCGCCCCTCCGTCCGGCACCACCCCGTCGAGCGCTGGGTGAAGCCGCAGGAGTTCGTGGAGCTGAAGGACGAGGCCGACGCGATCGGGTACTCCGGTGTGATGTCGGGCCCGCTGGTCCGTTCCTCGTACCGCGCCGGGCGCCTCTTCCAGCAGGCGATGGCGGCCCGCGACGCGGCCGCCGCCGGAACGGGCGCGCACACCGCGTCCGTGTGA